Proteins encoded within one genomic window of Macaca fascicularis isolate 582-1 chromosome 16, T2T-MFA8v1.1:
- the KRBA2 gene encoding KRAB-A domain-containing protein 2 isoform X1: MTKYWNYLEASQKDCYRDTMLDSYENTVPQASFLQFSMMPQRAGNDPPGVSNVNEMEMEISNMREKFLMSVTKLVESKSYNSKVFSKEKYFQTIKEVKEAKEKGKKSSRDYRRAAKYDVISVQGTEKLIEATHGERDRIRYYVHKEELFDILHDTHLSIGHGGRTRMLKELQGKYGNVTKEVIVLYLTLCKQCHQKNPVPKKGLPPKPMTFKDIDSTCQVEILDMQSSADGEFKFILYYQDHLTKFIILRPLRTKQAREVVSVLLDIFTILGTPTVLDSDSGVEFTNEVVQELNELWPDLKIVSGKYHPGQSQGSLEGASRDVKNMIGTWMQSNRLCHWAKGLRFLQMVRNQAFDVSLQQSPFEAMFGCKAKFGLYSSNLPRETVATLQTEEELEIAEEQLENSLWIRQEERVEIGADRSDMDDDMDPTPEATEPSTSQGASGLLCW, translated from the coding sequence caTCCTTCTTACAGTTCTCCATGATGCCTCAGAGAGCTGGAAATGATCCACCTGGTGTTTCAAATGTGAATGAAATGGAAATGGAGATAAGTAACATGAGAGAAAAGTTTCTTATGAGTGTAACAAAGTTAGTAGAAAGCAAAAGTTACAACAGCAAggtattttccaaagaaaagtaCTTTCAAACAATAAAGGAAGTTAAAGAAgctaaagaaaaagggaagaagtcATCACGTGATTATCGCCGTGCGGCAAAATATGACGTGATCTCTGTACAGGGCACAGAGAAACTGATAGAGGCTACTCATGGAGAACGTGATCGAATACGGTATTATGTACATAAAGAAGAGTTGTTTGATATTCTTCATGATACACATCTCAGTATTGGACATGGTGGGCGGACACGCATGCTCAAGGAGCTGCAAGGAAAATATGGGAATGTCACCAAAGAAGTTATTGTCTTATATCTGACTCTGTGTAAACAGTGCCACCAGAAGAACCCAGTACCCAAGAAAGGCCTTCCGCCCAAGCCCATGACTTTTAAGGACATAGACTCCACGTGCCAAGTTGAAATACTTGACATGCAGTCAAGTGCCGATGGTGAGTTCAAGTTCATTTTATACTACCAGGACCACTTGACCAAGTTTATTATTTTACGGCCATTAAGAACCAAACAGGCCCGTGAGGTGGTCAGTGTCTTATTAGATATTTTCACAATTCTTGGTACACCCACTGTGTTAGACTCTGACAGTGGCGTTGAGTTCACAAACGAGGTTGTTCAGGAGCTCAATGAGTTGTGGCCAGACCTAAAGATTGTGTCTGGTAAGTACCACCCTGGCCAAAGCCAGGGCTCCCTGGAAGGAGCAAGCCGTGATGTGAAGAACATGATAGGTACCTGGATGCAGAGTAACCGTTTATGTCACTGGGCCAAAGGCCTCCGATTCCTGCAGATGGTGAGGAATCAGGCTTTCGACGTTTCCTTGCAGCAAAGTCCATTTGAGGCAATGTTCGGTTGTAAAGCCAAATTTGGGCTATATTCCTCAAACTTGCCCCGGGAAACCGTGGCTACTTTACAAACAGAAGAAGAGCTAGAAATTGCTGAAGAACAGCTAGAAAATAGCCTTTGGATCAGGCAGGAAGAAAGAGTTGAGATTGGAGCAGACAGATCTGATATGGATGATGACATGGATCCCACTCCTGAAGCTACAGAACCCAGCACCTCACAAGGGGCTTCTGGTCTCCTCTGCTGGTGA